A stretch of Triticum aestivum cultivar Chinese Spring chromosome 1D, IWGSC CS RefSeq v2.1, whole genome shotgun sequence DNA encodes these proteins:
- the LOC123181216 gene encoding calcium uniporter protein 2, mitochondrial yields MAAALRRAVAQRFASAAAPQQAYGMPRRFMQERPAFRPAVPPDVGFMPLADRIRDHLGVSFPRINLDGLVPPAPARPQHQTREAAAVVGSLTVEEARKVLRATQMEAARARVRASREGTVPYAEFLRLCCDAAGADDGPSVARALDESGSVIVLGRTVFLRPEMVVKAIEKAIPIPRGLSVAENHPAREELKAMEAQKVDIDRMATLQVRRELWGGLAALALQTAGFMRLTFWELSWDVMEPICFFVTSTYFMAGYAFFLRTKREPSFEGFFQSRFVVKQKRLMKARDFDVRRYSELRLACGLPALHPQSPCASSQESHHHCHSHCHCH; encoded by the exons ATGGCGGCCGCGCTGAGGAGGGCCGTCGCGCAGCGCTtcgcgtcggcggcggcgccgcaGCAGGCCTACGGGATGCCCCGCCGCTTCATGCAGGAGCGCCCCGCCTTCCGCCCCGCCGTGCCCCCGGACGTCGGCTTCATGCCCCTGGCCGACCGGATCCGCGACCACCTAGGCGTCTCCTTCCCGCGCATCAACCTCGACGGCCTCGTCCCCCCCGCCCCTGCCCGGCCCCAGCACCAGACGAGGGAGGCCGCCGCGGTGGTGGGCAGCCTCACGGTGGAGGAGGCGCGGAAGGTGCTGCGCGCCACGCAGATGGAGGCGGCGCGCGCGCGGGTGCGGGCGTCCCGCGAGGGCACCGTGCCCTACGCCGAGTTCCTGCGCCTCTGCTGCGACGCCGCGGGCGCCGACGACGGGCCCTCCGTCGCGCGCGCGCTCGACGAGTCCGGATCCGTCATCGTGCTCGGCAGGACCGTCTTCCTCAGGCCCGAAATG GTTGTGAAAGCAATTGAGAAGGCAATACCCATACCGCGAGGGCTATCTGTTGCTGAGAATCACCCTGCAAGGGAGGAGCTGAAGGCCATGGAGGCCCAGAAGGTAGACATCGACCGCATGGCGACGCTCCAGGTGCGGCGGGAGCTGTGGGGAGGGCTGGCTGCCCTGGCCCTCCAAACGGCCGGCTTCATGAGGCTCACATTCTGGGAGCTCTCCTGGGACGTCATGGAGCCCATCTGCTTCTTCGTGACGTCGACGTACTTCATGGCCGGCTACGCCTTCTTCCTCCGGACCAAGAGGGAGCCGTCGTTCGAGGGCTTCTTCCAGAGCCGTTTTGTGGTGAAGCAGAAGCGTCTGATGAAAGCCCGGGATTTTGACGTCCGCCGGTACAGCGAGCTCCGGCTAGCCTGTGGCCTCCCGGCGCTACACCCTCAGAGCCCCTGCGCGTCCTCGCAGGAGAGCCACCACCATTGCCATTCTCACTGCCATTGTCATTGA